The proteins below come from a single Candidatus Latescibacterota bacterium genomic window:
- a CDS encoding DUF2513 domain-containing protein, producing the protein MKRDMDLVRMLLTYIEENDGDGLVRNGNSISIDDRSLREIQGHLLILLDASLIYGQQRDGRNPQNLNLVRLTWSGHEFLDSARDDGNWEKARERMARAGGFTFEIAKQVLQQIILERLGMG; encoded by the coding sequence ATGAAGCGCGACATGGACCTAGTCAGGATGCTGCTTACCTACATAGAAGAGAACGACGGTGATGGCCTGGTCAGAAATGGTAATTCAATCAGCATCGACGACCGCTCACTACGCGAAATTCAGGGACACCTTCTCATCCTATTGGACGCATCGCTCATATATGGACAACAGCGAGACGGTCGCAATCCGCAGAACTTGAACTTAGTCAGGCTCACCTGGAGCGGCCACGAGTTTCTAGACTCGGCCAGAGATGACGGCAACTGGGAAAAAGCGAGAGAGAGAATGGCGAGAGCTGGCGGCTTCACTTTTGAGATCGCCAAGCAAGTTCTGCAACAGATCATTCTGGAAAGACTGGGAATGGGGTGA